Within the Enterococcus hirae ATCC 9790 genome, the region ACAGTTCAATGTGTGACGGTAAGAAAAAAATAGCAGTAGTTAACTTTTTCGATCTGTTAAATTAGAATTTAATGAATTTCGTTTGAATTAAAGAAGAAAAAATGTTTTTTTTCGTAATTTATATATAGGGAGATGTATTAATCTATAGTTGATCGTGCTCCTGAAACACACAGTAAAAAATAAGTGAGGGAACGCCAATGAAGTGGCAAAGATTATTGTCAAAAAATGTACAAAATCTATTTATATTGATCCATCAAATGAAAGATTTATCGTGGAAAAAAACGGATCTAGCAGAAAAACTATTAGTTGATGTGAAAACGATCGATCGATATTTAAAAAGATTAGAAGAAGGAGATTTTCCGATCCAACTGATTCAACATAAAAAAAGCGTAAAGCTGATTTATAATAAAGGCTACAGTGAGCCCTATTTATTGTTTGATTTTCTGATCCACTCCTCATCCTTTTGCTTATTGAAGGATTTGATTTTGAACACGGAGTATCAACAAGAGTATGATCGCTCCTCACAAGAGCGTCTAAGAAAATGGCTGGGGGAATATCATTTGTCTTTTTCTTATCGAAAACAACAACTTTATGGTTCTGAAAGAAAGATACGCTATCTTTTTTTCTGTTTTCTTAAAGATTTTCCCCTCTTTTTTATTGGGGATACAGAACAGTCTTTTTCCGAATTATTTATCCATTTGTTGGAGACACGTGCCCAAAATGCCGAAATCAAAATATTAGACGAACATCGCACGCTTTTTTTTGAACTTTTTCCAGAGTTGTTATTCCGACACGAACAACGGTTATCTGTCCGCGAAAAAAATTACCGCTGTATCGTTCGTTTAAGTTGCAACATCATTATCGAAAAATACTGGAAAAAAATTGAAGAAACGAAAATCTACCGAAAATTAATGACCTTAACAGAGAAATTGGATTCGTTGTTTTGGTTGGCTAGTGAATTTGAAAGTACGAATAAAACAACGATTACGCGAGTTATCTATCAAGAGTGGCTCCGTTACTCAATTGGACTACACGAAAGAGTAGTCAAAGAGGAATTTCATGAGTATCAGGAAAGCTTGCGTTTGGTGCCGAATGTTAATGAAAAACTTTATCAATACCGGATGGCTTTACAACAAGCACTTACATATCCATCGTATGAATGGGGCCTACTTTTACTTAAAGTTTTGCAAGAAAGAGGATACCTGGAAATCTATCCACCAGAAGTAAAAATCGTCTTTTTTTTCGTTACGATCACGAGGAAGCGCGCCGCCTAGCTTCTGTTCTGGATAAGACCTTGCGACATCGAAAACGGACCTCCATACATGTTTGTACTCGATCAATCCCTCCAAGTTATGCACAATTGATTATTACGGACCATTTTTTTCCATTAAATAATAGTAAACATCAAAAGACTTATTTCTACCAACCTTCTTTTGGGGTAGATCGTCTACTATCAGATATTGATTATTGGATTGATACGAAAAATTGATTTTTATCATATGAAAAGGGTGTGTTATAATAAAGAAGATGAGTAAAGGAGGATGTCTTTTGGATTTAAAGAAATTAGAAGTTCCTACATCTTCAATCACTGAAGTAAAACGATCACCGATGGATGTATTTGATCAGGCAAGAAAAGCTGAAACCGGTGTATATATATTTAATCGTGAAAAAGTTGCAGGAGTGATGTTGACACAAGAGCAATATGAAACACTGTTACAAGAATTAGCAGATTTACGTCAGAAGGCAAATGAAGAAGTACAGGCACCTATAGAAAGTAATGAACTACTTGGAAACTACGCTGACCAAACAGCTGCTGTCGTTTCGACTTCTGATGGTCTAGATGAGCTGGTACAAACACTGAAACGTTATTTGATTACTGGTGTAACGATTTCTGCTAAAAACTTAGATGAACGAATGGTTACACTAGGTTTCATTACGAAAAAGACGGGCTTTGGAGGAGTGGTCGATATGTTAAACGAATTGACCGCAACTGGAAAGATCAATTATCAGTTACGTAGAAAACCAAACAGTCGTACAGTAATTGCCGAGATTATTGGTGAACAAGACAGTCAATCACAATTATTTGATAAAATTATTATAAAAAAAATCTATCTGCATGAACTTTAATGAATAGCGTAAATTTTTATTTTTTGCTTCTTTCGGTGCTATGATTTTTCAGACTTTTTTACAAGGATCAATGAGAAATCATAGCTGATTTTCTATAAAAATTGGGTGGTTACCGATCCTTTGCTAGTCATATTTTTTCGATTCACTGATTTAACGAGTGAAAATTCTTGCCCAAAAAGCCCCAAGAATTTGAGGGATCAAATACAAAACCGAAAGCAGTAAAATCAGTTGGGTTGGTTTGAATGGCTGGTAAAAGAAATGCCAATCAGAGTAATAGTGACAAATCAAATAAGAAATGAATGTTGAACTAATATTAATAAAGAAGAGAAAGAGTAACTGTTGCTTTTTCTGGAAGCTAAAGCCAGCGTAAAAAGACAGAAAAATCAAAAAAATCAAGCCAAAAACAGAATGATACCGATAATCTAGTAGTAAAGAGAAGTACACATACGGAATGAAAAGTAAGAGCAAAATTAATTTTTTTCCATGATTTTTCATGGTGTGTTCCCCCAATCAGGTGAATCCGATTTCTTCTACTTTCATTCTAAAATCAACCAGCTAATAATCAAACACTTTTTTGAAATTTGTAGATTAAATGAATAAACTCTCATAGCCTTATCTCTAAAAAAAAGATTTTCCCCCTAATTTTTTTAGAGAAAACGCTTATAGTAGGTGAAAGAAAAAATCGCGTAGGAGTAAAGTGATGAAAAAGAAAATAAAACTTGAACAATTGTATTTATTTTTTGGTTTTTTTCCAATTCTGCTGTTGCCGTTTACTTGGGTGAATGCCGTTGTTCAGGGAGCAGAAATTTTGGGGCTAATTCATGGTACTGGGATTGTAGTATCGAAAAATTTTCCAATTTTAACACTATTCTATTTTTTAGTGAGTATGAGCTTGATTTTGACAAATAAATTTATGAATAGTTATAATTGGCATTTGATTCATTTTTCTTGTATGTTGGTTTTTACTTCCTTTTTTTCTATTCTGCCACGAATCATTGTTGGACCGAATGGCTTAAGTGAAAGTGGATTGAAAGATACAGGGGAAACTTCGATGTACTTTTTGACCATTAAACCAAGTTTTTATCTAGCGATTCTTTCGTTTTTATTAGCAGTCATTTTTTATTCTATAGCAAAATTAAGAATAGAAGAAAAACTGTCCGGCGAAGTTAATAAATTGGTTCAATAAAGAGGAAACATTGTGAGCAAATGATAGTAGCGAACAGTGTTTTTTTTGCTCTTTGTCAAAGATTTTTGATCCCAAAACAGGCGTTGGCAGGATTCGACATTTTGAAAACACTGTACAAAAATACCTGAAAGGATGGAAGAAGCAAGGTTGCCTGAAGAAAATCAAATATAAAAGAATAAATAACTGAATGCACTAATATTCTGCAAATGAAATATTTCTTTTCATGTAATAATCAACCTTTTTTAAGCAAGCTAAAGATCTTCATTCTATGATATAATATTATTGTAGAAAGTTTGTGGCGGTTTGGCAAATCCAATTGAAGGAGCGTGGTGCCTATGGGCTTATTAGCTTATCGGACGTACTCTTTAGAAAGGAAATGCCTGATTTGTTCTCATTGGATCAAATCATTGCTATTATCGGAGCAGCAGCAGTAGTAATTACTGCCGTAGCGAAAGCTAGCGATTCGATTTTAGCTTGGTTAAAGTTCAAAAAAGAACAAAAAAAATAGAGCCGTCTCAACTTTTGGCAGAGTAGACAGGCTCTAAACTTGTTAAAAAATGCCATCCGCTTTGAACGGACTACACATTAAGGGCTATGTTAGCGCATAGCTCCTTTATTTAATTATAGTATATCGTAGATAGAGAAGAAAGAAAAGGATTAAAGGTTAGTTTTGATATAAATTAACCTTTATTTTTGGGCTTTTTGTCAAATGACGTTGGTAAAGAGAAAGTCTAGAATCATTTGGCCAGAAAGAAGAAAACTTCTTTCTGTGTTTTTTTGGTTAAAATAGTTTTACGTGACGGATAATGGTTTAAAGGATTTCAGGGGGGCTCTTCTCTCTGTTTTTACATCATAAAAAATTTGTCGGTGAATTTCACCAACATCAAAAAGTACGAAGCCTTTTTATTTGGCTTCGATTTACGATAACTTTACATAAATTAACTTGATATTTACACCTTCAATATGCAGGATTTACAGTAGATTGCTACAATTTACTTGTAAATAAGAAAGGGGTATATCAATGAAAAAAGTATTATTTTCTTTAGGTGTTTTAGGTCTTATGTTAGCTGGCTGTGGTTCCGGTTCTGGTAGCACGGATGGCTCCGCAGCACAAAATAATTCTGCAACTTCTGGCGATCAAGTCAAAATCGTGGCTGTCGGATCTACTGCGCTCCAACCTCTAGTCGATGCGGCACAAGAAAGTTTTGTCCAAAAAAATCCCAACTATCAAATCTCTGTCCAAGGTGGCGGAAGTGGTACTGGGTTAAGTCAGGTCGAGTCTGGGGCAGTGACGATCGGAAACTCAGATGTCTTTGCTGAGGAAAAAGAAGGCGTAGATGCAAGTAAAATAAAGGATCATAAAGTTGCGGTGGTAGGTATGGCGCCAATTGTCAATAAAGACACGAACGTCAAAAATATTACAAAACAGGAATTAATTGATATATTCACTGGGAAAATTACCAATTGGCAAGAACTAGGTGGGAAAGATGAAAAAATCAATGTCATCAATCGGGCAAATGGTAGTGGTACACGAGCTACTTTTGAAAAGTGGGGATTAGATGGTGCTACTCCAGTACAATCACAAGAACAGGATTCATCAGGAACTGTTCGACAAATTGTTAGCCAAACTCCTGGCGCGATCAGCTACCTTGCTTTTTCTTATTTGGATGATAAAACACAGGCTTTAAGTATTGATGGTGTAGAACCAAAAGAAGAAAATGTTGCTGACAACAGTTGGAAAATTTGGTCTTATGAACATATGTATACAAAAGGTGAGCCTTCCCCAGAAGTTCAAAAATTTTTAGATTATATGATGACAGACGAAATCCAACAAGGACCGGTGAAAGAACTCGGTTACTTACCAATTACTGCGATGAAAGTAGAACGTGATGCTGAAGGAAACTTAAAATAAGCAATCATGTACTCAAATCTGCTACCCCTAAAAGTGTGCCTTTAACGGGCATGCTTTTTTTTTAGCTATTTCCTGCAAATGAATATGACAGTAATGAAAGATATTTATTAGTCATTTCATAGGCTTTTTTTTACAAATGTATTAAGGTAAATATAATACTAATAATCGAGGTAAACGGTAAATGAGAATATTTAGTCATCAAACGGAAGTTGAAAAAGATCAAACTTCAGTTAAAAATATTACAAGATATGCTCCCGATTATCGAGAGGGGCTAACAGATGAGCAAGTTGCAGAACGAGTGCATGCTCAAGCAACAAATGAAACGATCGACCCATCATTTAAAACGAACAAACAAATCGTTTTGCAAAATATATTTACTTATTTTAATTTGATTTTTATCGTCTTAGCAGTTTTATTATGTCTAGTTAGTTCCTATAAAAATTTGACTTTTTTGCCAGTGATTCTTGCAAACACGGGAATTGCTATCTATCAAGAGATTCGCTCAAAAAAGATATTAGATAATTTGAGTGTACTGAATGCAGCAAAAGTCACAGTCGTAAGAAACGGCGCAGCCAATAAGATCGATATGGAGGAATTAGTTTTAGATGATGTCATCTTGCTCGAAACGGGTCAACAGATTCCTGCAGACGGTTATGTCTTAGACGGTAAATTACAAGTCAACGAAGCACTTTTGACAGGTGAAGCAGATGAGATCGTGAAAGAAGTAGATGATTATTTGATGTCAGGGAGCTTTGTCGTTTCTGGTAAGGCTTATGTACGATTAGACAAGGTTGGCTATGACTCTTACATCTCCCAATTAACAGCAAAAGCAAAAAAAATGGGAGGAGGCGAACAATCAGAAATGATTGCTTCGCTGAATAAATTAATCAAATGGATCGGGATCATTATTATTCCCATCGGCATAACCTTGTTTTCACAAAGTTACTTTTTTAATGGCAACACGATCAAAGAAAGTGTGGTAGCCATGGAAGCAGCTTTAATCGGGATGATACCAGAAGGCTTGTATTTATTGACAACGATCGCTCTAGCAATGAGTGCCGCTCGTTTAGCTAAGCAACGAGTATTATTACATGATATGAAAAGCATAGAGACTTTAGCAAGGGTTAATGTACTATGTGTAGATAAAACGGGAACTATTACTGAAAATCAGATGTCTGTACAAAAACTAGTGATTGCTAAAAATGAGCAAGCGGAGCAACAGGCAACTAGGATTCAAGAACTCATTTCAGATTATGCTAAAGCTATGGCAAATGACAATGCGACGATGCAAGCAATCAAAACGTACTTTAATAAGCCTACAGATCAAGAACCTTTATCTATCTTGCCTTTTTCGTCGGTACAAAAATTCAGTAGCGTAACATTTGCGGATGGGGTCTATGTATTAGGAGCGCCAGAAATGGTTTTACGTGAACGTTTCGAAACAGTTAAAAATGAATTTAATCAATATGCTGATCAGGGCTATCGTGTGTTGGTTTTCGGTAGTTACCAAGGAATATTGAGCGAAGCACTTTTAGAAGCAGAAGTGATTCCGCTTGCTTATCTTTTGATTGCCAACCCAATTCGAAAAGAAGCCCCTGACACATTTGCTTATTTTAAGGAACAAGGGGTAGCAATCAAAGTGATTTCAGGGGATAATCCGCAGACCGTTTCAACTGTCGCATTACAGGCGGGCATTGCTAATGCAGACCAATATATTGATGTTTCTCAACTTGCTGAGGAAGATTATCTCTCAGCAGTGGAAAAATACACCGTATTTGGACGGGTAAAACCTGAACAAAAAATGCAGTTCGTTCAGCTTCTTAAACAAAAAAATACAGTCGCGATGACTGGTGATGGTGTCAATGATATTTTAGCAATGAAAGAAGCTGATTGTAGTATCGCTATGGCTTCTGGCAACGAAGCAACGATCCAAGCTGCGCAAGTTGCCTTATTAGATTCTGATTTTTCTAGAATGCCTGAGATCGTAGCAGAAGGTCGGCGAGTTGTTAATAATATTGAACGATCTGCTAGTTTGTTTTTAGTAAAAAATATTTTTTCTTTCTTACTTTCCGTCTTTTCTGTCTTGTTCGCACTGACTTATCCGTTGGAGCCTTCTCAAATTACCTTGATTAGTCTGTTTACGATTGGTTTGCCATCGTTTTTACTTGCTCTTGAAGAAAACAAAAATCGAATTGAAGGAAAGTTTATTGTGAATGTCTTAGAAAAAGCCATTCCTGGTGGGCTAACAGATATGACTGTCGTGGGGACTTTAGTGGTAGGCGGTGTCATCTTGCATTTGAACAAGACAGATGTTTCCACTGCTTCAACGATGCTACTGACAGCGGTTGGTTTTCTCGTACTCTATAAAATTTGTCACCCATTGAACCAATTCAGAGGGCGGATCATTTTATTTTGCGCAGCAGGTATCTTATTTTCAGTCGTCTTTCTGCATAAATTATTTTCTATCTCCGCTATTTCACCCGTTTCGATTCTGTTGCTTTTGATTCTATTTTTTGCGGCGGACTCGATTTTCCGGCAGTATTCGCGAATGATTGAAAATTACAGCCAGTTGAAGGATGGAAAGAAAAAACGGTCTATTTGGTTCTGGCTCAAAGTGCTGTTTTCAGTAGACAATAAACACGATTAACAGATAGACAAAACAAAAATGAGAGTGGGACAATAGTCAGAAAAAAATCTGATTATTGCCCCATTTTTTTTTGATTTTAAGGTACACAAAAAGCACACAACCTTGTATGATTAAAGTGCCTAAACAAAAAATCAAAGGAGTGTGCCTTATGTTTAAAAATTATACCATCAACCAAACAACTTTACCACTAGATGTAGAACATTATATTCCAGAAACGGATGTTGCCTTTGCGGTTCACTCGTTAGTAGAAGCAATCCCGCAAGCGCTCTTCAACCAAATTGAACAACAGCTGGGACGTCCAGCCTATCACCCCAAAATGATGTTGAAAATTCTTCTTTATGCCTACACGCAACGTGTTTTTTCTGGCAGAAAGATCGAATTTTTATAGACGATAGTTACCGTATGCGTTGGGCTAGTCCAATCATGAACAAGTGAGTTACCGCACGATCAATCGATTCAGAAGTCAGGAAACGACAGCTCAGCTTCTAGCAGAGGCTTTTTGTGTTGTTTCGCCGTCAACTGATAACCAATCAAGTGAATAGATAATGAAGCCATCTTCGTTGACGGTACGAAAATTGAAGCAGACGCCAATAAGTTCAGTCTTTGTTWGGCGTAAAGCCACCACTCGGTATGAACGGTTGTTAGATGAAAAATCAAGAAGCTTTTTATCAAAACGCTTTTAATCAAAGAGGAAAATTCTTCCTTGCTTAAAAAGAGAAAGTCAATCCGATGGATTGACGAGCGACCAGTTAGAAGAAGTCGCTCATCATTTAGAAGCTGAACTCCATGAAACACAAGTACAATTAACACATGAAAAATGCAAAGAAAAGCAAAGTCAACTAAAGAAAAAAAGAAGAATGTATAAAAAATATCTCCGACAGGTACAAACGGATTATCTGCCAAGAAAACAAAAGTATGAACGGTATGCTCAACTATTTCAAGAACGAAATAGCTTTTCAAAAACAGATACTGATGCCACCTTTATGCGGATGAAAGACGATTATATGCGAAATGGACAGCTCAAGCCAGGTTATAATTTACAAATCGCCACCGAAAATCAGTATGTTTTGAGCTATGAATTATTTCCAAATCCCACAGACACCAAAACATTGAATCCATTTTTAGACAGTTTTTTTAGACCGACATAAGGAGTTACCGGAGTACATTGTGGCAGATGCAGGGTATGGTAGCGAAGAAAATTACATGTATATCAACGATGTTCTACATAAAACTCCCTTAATTACATATGGCAGTTATCACAAAGAAAATAAAAAGAAGTACAAGGATAATCCGTTTAACGTGGAGAATTGGCGTTATCTTGAAGAACAAGACACCTATATTTGCCCAGCGAATCGTCCGGTACCGTTCAAAAATTATAGTCGCAGAAAAGATAAAGGTGGCTTTATTCGAGATTTCAAAATCTATGAATGTGAGGATTGTCGGAACTGTTCAGTTCGTCGTCAATGTACGCGTGCGAAAAGTGAACAAAAGCGAAAAATTCAAGTAAATAATAATTGGCGCTATTTCAAAGCAGAATGCAGAAAAAAGCTTTTAGAGGAGAAAACTGGTTCGATTTATCGGAAACGAAAAATGGATGTCGAACCCGTGTTCGGACATCTAAAGGCTCATTTGGCGTTCCATCGTTTCCATTTGCGTGGGAAACAAGGAGCAACGATTGATATTGGTTTGGCACTGATGGCATTAAATTTAAGAAAATTAGGAAAATATATGGAGAGGAAAGTGCGCAAAACAGAAAAAATAAGTTCGATTTTGACAATAAACATCAAAATCGAACTTATTTTCTTTTTGAGAAAGAACTATTGTCCCACTCTCATTTTTTTCTGTTCCGCTATTTCACTTGTTCATTCATTTTTTGAAGATTTAAAGGTGATCATGCTGGAGGGATGGTGACGGTAAAAGTCGACCCCATTCCTGGATGACTTTCCACTTTGATCGTACCACCCAAGAGATTGACGTAATCTTTCACAATAGCCAGACCTAGACCAGTACCACCTGAGTGTCGACTACGTGCTTTATCCACTCGATAGAAGCGCTCAAAGATCCTTTCTTGATCTTCACGATCAATCCCAATACCAAAGTCTTGGACGGAGAATGTCAATTGGTTGTCAACCTCGTAACGGATGATTATTTTCTCTGATTCTTTAGAATATTGGATTGCATTTTCGATCAGATTTTTGATGATCGGGTATAAGAGTTCAGTTTGAGTTGTAAATGATTGTTCTTTCTGTTGCATTTCCAGGGTTAAGTGTTTCTTTTCGATCATTGGTTGGTAACTTTGAATGATTTGTTCAAAGTAAGTTGCTAAATGGATGGTTTGCGTTTCGTGTGCCGTTTCTTCATCTTTTGATAACTGAATGATTTCTCGGATCAGCTTATCTAAACGAATCGCATCTTTTTGCATGATCAATAGGAACTCATTCAATATTTTTGGGTCATCTTTGGCTCCATCCAGCAGTGTTTCAGTAAATCCGATCAATGAAGTAACCGGTGTTTTAAGTTCATGAGAAACATTTCCTACGAAGTCTTTTTGCAGTTTTTCTAATCGTCTGACTTTTGTGAGATCATAAGCCACGCCTAGAATCTGCCCAGTCTCTTCAGAACTATTGAAGTAACGTAAGCTGATGTCTAATGTTTGTTGTCCCTCTGAAATAGTAATTTCTTGATGGATCAATGGTTCATTTGGCGTAACTTGGTGAATCAATTGGATTAATTTTGGCTCTTGAATGATCTCAGTATACCGTTGATTAGGCTGATAATCATGTACCCCTAAATGTGCCTGCATTTTTGGATTCAATATCCGCAGATGTGACTCTGAATCGATCAAAAAGACACCAATCATTAATTCATTCAATAGAGTATACAATTGTTCTTCAGTGGTCGTATAGGCACGATAGACTTTACTCATTTGTTCACTCAAAGCATTGATCGTTTGGTAAAGTTCTTCCCATTGATCAGAAGTTTGCATGATGGTCTCGGTTTTATCAGGGTTTTTGACCATTTTCTTTAAGACGGGCAGCACGGTTTTCAAGGGACGGTTACGTTGATAAACCAAATAATAGCTCATACTGGACAAAACAACGAAGAAAACCAAAAAGAAGAAAAAGACCCAACGACGAAAATTTTCTGTTCTTGGCAAAAAGCCGTTTGTTGGTTCTGCGATTCGAATAATGGCTTCCAACTGCCCATTCTTCTTGATCGGTAGTGCTACATATAATAGTTCTTCCTTTAACGTACTGCTCATTCTTAAAGAAGTACCTAGTGAGCCGCCATCAAGGACTGCTTTGATTTCTGGACGAGTATTTCGCTGCCCTCGTAGTGAGTGATCGGTCGTATCGAATAGGATTGTACCATTTGGAGCTAATAAGGTTAGTCGTTCATTTGATTGATGAACAAAGTCTGTTAAAACTGATTGATTATGCTTCGAAGATAAATCATCAATAGTCAATTGCTGGATCAGCAATTGCCCTTTTTTTGAAAGATAGCTTTCTTGTTGCTCGATGATTTGTTGTTTGAAATATTGAGAAATCATTTGCCAGCCACCGAAAAAGAGTCCCACTAAGAGAATGAAAAAGAAGACACGCTCAGAAATTTTTTTCCAATTCATCGTTTTGGTTCCTGAAATTTATAGCCAAAACCGCGAACTGTCACTAAATATTTT harbors:
- a CDS encoding prevent-host-death protein, with product MDLKKLEVPTSSITEVKRSPMDVFDQARKAETGVYIFNREKVAGVMLTQEQYETLLQELADLRQKANEEVQAPIESNELLGNYADQTAAVVSTSDGLDELVQTLKRYLITGVTISAKNLDERMVTLGFITKKTGFGGVVDMLNELTATGKINYQLRRKPNSRTVIAEIIGEQDSQSQLFDKIIIKKIYLHEL
- a CDS encoding phosphate ABC transporter substrate-binding protein, whose product is MKKVLFSLGVLGLMLAGCGSGSGSTDGSAAQNNSATSGDQVKIVAVGSTALQPLVDAAQESFVQKNPNYQISVQGGGSGTGLSQVESGAVTIGNSDVFAEEKEGVDASKIKDHKVAVVGMAPIVNKDTNVKNITKQELIDIFTGKITNWQELGGKDEKINVINRANGSGTRATFEKWGLDGATPVQSQEQDSSGTVRQIVSQTPGAISYLAFSYLDDKTQALSIDGVEPKEENVADNSWKIWSYEHMYTKGEPSPEVQKFLDYMMTDEIQQGPVKELGYLPITAMKVERDAEGNLK
- a CDS encoding cation-translocating P-type ATPase, encoding MRIFSHQTEVEKDQTSVKNITRYAPDYREGLTDEQVAERVHAQATNETIDPSFKTNKQIVLQNIFTYFNLIFIVLAVLLCLVSSYKNLTFLPVILANTGIAIYQEIRSKKILDNLSVLNAAKVTVVRNGAANKIDMEELVLDDVILLETGQQIPADGYVLDGKLQVNEALLTGEADEIVKEVDDYLMSGSFVVSGKAYVRLDKVGYDSYISQLTAKAKKMGGGEQSEMIASLNKLIKWIGIIIIPIGITLFSQSYFFNGNTIKESVVAMEAALIGMIPEGLYLLTTIALAMSAARLAKQRVLLHDMKSIETLARVNVLCVDKTGTITENQMSVQKLVIAKNEQAEQQATRIQELISDYAKAMANDNATMQAIKTYFNKPTDQEPLSILPFSSVQKFSSVTFADGVYVLGAPEMVLRERFETVKNEFNQYADQGYRVLVFGSYQGILSEALLEAEVIPLAYLLIANPIRKEAPDTFAYFKEQGVAIKVISGDNPQTVSTVALQAGIANADQYIDVSQLAEEDYLSAVEKYTVFGRVKPEQKMQFVQLLKQKNTVAMTGDGVNDILAMKEADCSIAMASGNEATIQAAQVALLDSDFSRMPEIVAEGRRVVNNIERSASLFLVKNIFSFLLSVFSVLFALTYPLEPSQITLISLFTIGLPSFLLALEENKNRIEGKFIVNVLEKAIPGGLTDMTVVGTLVVGGVILHLNKTDVSTASTMLLTAVGFLVLYKICHPLNQFRGRIILFCAAGILFSVVFLHKLFSISAISPVSILLLLILFFAADSIFRQYSRMIENYSQLKDGKKKRSIWFWLKVLFSVDNKHD
- a CDS encoding sensor histidine kinase, which produces MNWKKISERVFFFILLVGLFFGGWQMISQYFKQQIIEQQESYLSKKGQLLIQQLTIDDLSSKHNQSVLTDFVHQSNERLTLLAPNGTILFDTTDHSLRGQRNTRPEIKAVLDGGSLGTSLRMSSTLKEELLYVALPIKKNGQLEAIIRIAEPTNGFLPRTENFRRWVFFFFLVFFVVLSSMSYYLVYQRNRPLKTVLPVLKKMVKNPDKTETIMQTSDQWEELYQTINALSEQMSKVYRAYTTTEEQLYTLLNELMIGVFLIDSESHLRILNPKMQAHLGVHDYQPNQRYTEIIQEPKLIQLIHQVTPNEPLIHQEITISEGQQTLDISLRYFNSSEETGQILGVAYDLTKVRRLEKLQKDFVGNVSHELKTPVTSLIGFTETLLDGAKDDPKILNEFLLIMQKDAIRLDKLIREIIQLSKDEETAHETQTIHLATYFEQIIQSYQPMIEKKHLTLEMQQKEQSFTTQTELLYPIIKNLIENAIQYSKESEKIIIRYEVDNQLTFSVQDFGIGIDREDQERIFERFYRVDKARSRHSGGTGLGLAIVKDYVNLLGGTIKVESHPGMGSTFTVTIPPA